One Spinacia oleracea cultivar Varoflay chromosome 4, BTI_SOV_V1, whole genome shotgun sequence DNA segment encodes these proteins:
- the LOC110796400 gene encoding uncharacterized protein → MAEIKELNSKAFDYLDAIPITHWSRHEFSFRGKPGMLLNNCCESFNNVLKDAREKPILSLMEWIKRYTMKRCCAKRERLKLFDGLIMPSVVKMTEREQKEFSSMRLIQVDFHEFEVDYDGDTFVVNMKTKTCGCYRWTLMGIPCWHLLACIAQKRLNYEDFVHSAYYVKTYAATYAPHFLRETVVQITPATTAASTIQSYACKAFTEKRKKEFGEKKKGKQVKRARKQNTCGRCGGLRHNKKNC, encoded by the exons ATGGCTGAGATTAAAGAGTTGAATTCTAAGGCATTTGATTACTTAGATGCGATTCCTATAACTCACTGGTCCAGGCATGAGTTTAGTTTTAGGGGAAAACCTGGGATGTTGTTGAACAATTGTTGTGAGAGTTTCAATAACGTTCTGAAAGATGCGAGGGAAAAACCCATTTTGTCTTTGATGGAGTGGATTAAGAGATACACGATGAAGAGGTGTTGTGCAAAGAGGGAGAGGTTGAAACTGTTTGATGGGTTGATAATGCCATCTGTTGTGAAGATGACTGAGAGGGAACAGAAGGAGTTTAGCTCAATGAGGTTGATTCAAGTAGACTTTCATGAGTTTGAGGTGGATTATGATGGGGATACATTTGTTGTAAATATGAAGACAAAAACTTGTGGATGTTATAGATGGACATTAATGGGAATACCTTGTTGGCATTTACTAGCTTGTATAGCCCAAAAGAGGTTGAATTATGAAGATTTTGTGCATTCGGCATATTATGTGAAGACATATGCTGCAACCTATGCACCCCacttctt GAGAGAAACAGTGGTACAAATCACCCCGGCCACAACCGCTGCCTCCACCATTCAGAGTTATGCCTGTAAGGCCTTCACGGAAAAGAGGAAGAAGGAGTTTGGTGAAAAGAAGAAGGGTAAGCAGGTGAAAAGAGCAAGGAAGCAGAACACTTGTGGGAGGTGTGGAGGTTTGAGACACAACAAAAAGAACTGCTAG